The stretch of DNA CATACTGATTTGCACGGTTTCCATTTTACAGAGTATGAGCGTCTGACAGAACGGCTGCTCGCGGAGCATCCCGATGTGGACGGCATTTTTGCCAGCAGTGATATCATTGCCGCCTATGCGCTTAAAGTATGCCAAGTCAGAGGCCGCCGGGTGCCCCAGGATATTAAGATTGTCGGCTATGACGGCATTTCACTCCGCGGCGTGTTCTCTCCCGATCTCACAACCGTATCCCAGCCGATTGCGGAAATGGGCCAAAAAGCGGTCGATCTCATCATGGCCCAGGTGCAGGGCGATACCGTGCCGGTGGAAAATATCTTTCCGGTGCAGCTTATACAAGGCGGGACAACGTAGACGAACAATCCCTCAATTTCTATTGGGCGATTGTGGTATCTCCTAACGCAGGCGCCATTCTTTTACCGTTACTGTTGAAGAGCCTCTCCGAATGAGCGGGTCCGCATTGCCGATTTCTTCCGCTTCGGCAAGCGATGAAGCCAATATTAGATAAGCGCCGCCCGTAGTGTCTCCAAAAGGGCCGTACATTTCAAGACGGCCCTCCTTCTTTAACCGATCGAGATACTCATAATGCCCCGCAATATCCTCTGGATTGAAACATTCCGTTCTTTCAGTAATCAGCAAATATTTGTTCAATGTTGTTCCTCCCCCAAATTTATAAAATCTTCCTCTCCATCGTAACAGAATTAAGTGGGCGTGCGACCTTACTCTCTGCCGGACAACGGCAATTCAGTGTAGCCCCAGAGCTTACTTAAAGTATGTAAATGATGATTAGTTATGCTATAATCGCTGTACTGCACTGGTTTGCAGAGGTTAATACCGCTTGATGATATATATACCGCGTTGTATGGGAGGCTTGTACATGAAGCAGCTTCAAGATATACCTGTATCCGTACTGGACCTGGCTCCAATTACGGAAGAAGGCACAGCGGCGGACGCTCTTCGGAACGCGCTCGATCTGGCGCAGCATGCCGAGAGGTGGGGCTTCCGCCGCTACTGGCTGGCTGAGCATCATAACATGCCTGGCATCGCCAGCTCGGCCACATCGATCGTCATCGGGCATGTGGCGGCCGGAACGAAGCACATCCGCGTCGGCTCCGGGGGCATTATGCTGCCCAATCATGCCCCGCTGATGATTGCTGAGCAGTTTGGCACGCTGGAATCCCTGTTCCCGGGCCGGATCGATCTTGGCCTTGGCCGTGCGCCCGGCTCGGACCAGCCGGCTTCCCGTGCGATCCGCCGCGGCCTGGGCAGCGACGGCAGCGATTTCCCGGAGCAGCTGGCCGAGCTCCGGGCTTATTTCGATCCCGGCGCGGCGGACTCGCGCCCTCCGAGCGTAAGGGCTATTCCCGGCGAGGGCCTGAACATCCCGATCTGGCTGCTCGGCTCCAGCGGCTTCAGCGCAAGGCTGGCCGGCCAGCTCGGCCTCCCCTTCGCCTTCGCCAGCCACTTCGCGCCCGACTATCTGCTGCCCGCGCTTCATCTGTACCGTACCAGCTTCCGGCCCTCCGGGGTGCTGGACAAGCCGTATGCCATGGTCGGTCTTAGCGCCGTCGCGGCGGACACGGCCAGTGAAGCCCAGCGGCTCGCGACCTCCTCACAGCAGCAGGCGCTCAGCCTTATCCGCGGCCGCCCCGGCAAGCTGAAGCCTCCGGTGGGCAGCATGGAGGAGCTATGGAGTCCGCAGGAGCAGGCCATTGTCCTCGGCAGACAGCAGTATGCCGTTGTCGGCGATAAAGCCGCCGTTCGGGAGCGGATGCAGCAGATCCTGGAGGAAACGCAAGCTGACGAGTGGATCGTAACCTCGCAGATTTACGATCATGCGGCCCGTTTGCGCTCCTATGAAATTCTTACCGAAGCCCTCTCCGCGAAATCGCCCGAATAGGGTTTCCCTGCCGGACATGATAATATAAAAGTAGCTACGAAGATACAGGGGAGATGAAGAGTTTGAAACAAGAGGTTATGGAACGCTTTATTTCGTATGCCCGCATGGATACGCAGTCGGATGAGACCAGCGAGACCTGTCCTTCAACACCGGGACAATCGGTGCTGGCGCAGAAGCTTGCGGAAGAGCTGGCCGAAATCGGCTTGGAGGAAATTACGGTCGATGAGCACAGCTATGTGTTCGCTTCGCTTCCGCCCAACAGCGGCAAAGACGTTCCCGTCATCGGTTTTCTCGCTCATCTGGACACCGCGACCGAGATAACGGGCGCAGGCGTTCAGCCGCAGATTGTGGAATCCTATGACGGAGGCGATATCGTGCTGAACCAAGCGCTGAATGTCGTCCTTTCGCCAAAGAGCTTTCCGGAGCTCGCTGAATATGCGGGGCAGACACTGATTACGACCGACGGCACCACTCTGCTTGGCGCGGATGACAAAGCCGGCATCGCCGAAATAATGACAGCTATGCATTATTTGAAGCAGCACCCGGAAATCAAGCACGGCAAAATTCGGGTCGCCTTCACTCCTGACGAGGAGATCGGGCGTGGCGCGCATAAATTCGATGTCGCCGCCTTCGGCGCAAAGTTCGCTTACACGATGGACGGAGGACCGCTCGGAGAGCTGGAGTATGAAAGCTTCAATGCGGCTGCGGCACGGATAACCTTCCACGGCGTCAACGTCCATCCCGGAACGGCCAAGGGAAAGATGATCAACTCCGCCAAAATCGCCATGGCTTTCCACGAGCGGCTGCCCGCCGGGGAATCGCCGGAGTTCACGGAAGGCATGGAAGGCTTCTACCATCTGAATTCGTTCCAAGGCACCGTGGAAATCAGCCGGCTCAGTTATATTATCCGCGACTTTGACCGCGAGCGGTTCGAGGAACGGAAAGCGTTTATTCAGACATTGGCCGATGAATTCAGACAGACTTACGGAGAAGGCAGCATCGTGCTGGAGTTGAAAGACCAATATTACAATATGCGCGACAAAATCGAGCCCGTTCGCCACATCGTCGATATCGCCCATACGGCTATGACGAACCTCGGCATTACGCCGATTGTCCGTCCAATTCGCGGCGGCACCGACGGCTCCCAGCTGTCTTATATGGGGCTGCCGACGCCGAATATTTTTGCCGGCGGGGAGAACTTCCACGGGAAGTTCGAATATATTTCAGCCGATAATATGGTCAAAGCTGCCGAAGTGATTATCGAGATTGCCAAGCTGTTCGAACAGCAGGCCTGATCCACCTCTCGCTCCTCATGCAAGAAGCCTCCAAACCTTGGCTGAAATGCCAAGCAAGGAGGCTTCTTTATACGTAAAAGACGGTTGCTCAGACGATTTCTTTAAGCCTCTTCCTCATCCGGTCGTCCATCTTTCCAAATGACATTTTCCCCGTAGTTCTTGCCCCAGTCGTACATCATGCGCAGGACGGGCATCAGACTTTGGCCATATTCCGTCAAAGAGTATTCCACTCTCGGAGGGACCTCCGCATACACTTTGCGCAGCACAAGCTGATCCTCCTCCAGCTCCCGGAGCTGGTTCGTCAGCATCTTTTGCGTGATATGGGGAATGAGCTTTTTCAGCTCGCTGAACCGTTTCGTGCCGTCCAGGCCGAGATGCCATAGAATAATCAGCTTCCACTTTCCGCCGATGACGGCCAGAGTCAACTCTTTTTCACAGTTAATTTCCATAAGATTGATCCGGTCCTTGATCTCCGTTGCCATGCTCGCAGCCTCCTTTTGTTGATATCATACTACAAAAAAGAAACGCATGCCGCCCCGGAGAGGGCAAGTTCCGTGAGGACCTGGCGTAAGACATGGCGGTTTGGACTTTCAAGCGGGCAAGCTGCTGCGAACAATTCTTCAGGTTTAACCGTTTGTCCTGCATGAGAAACCGCTTATTGTCGTTTTCCACGTTCATGCAGTCGGCCCATTTTGTTGTTTTACTTTCCGGCGCAAATAAGTATTCAATAGCTTATCTAATTCTGCAGATTTATTAATCGTCCGTTGATCTTTAGTCCCATACATTTTTGCAAATAGATGGAGCACCACCCTCTTTTGTTCGATCATTTGTTCCAGCTCTTTCAAGTTGACCGCCTCCAAGTCGATTAGACGGTTGAAAACCCGAATAATTTAGAATGGCATTTGATATATTTCCAAGCAAAATCCCCGTACTGCTTTACAAATGGCTGATTGTGATACTGCTGAAGATCTTTCATTTTTCTATTATTATCCAATTGCCCATAAAAAGGGAGGTCCAAATTTATGGACCCCCTAAAAACTAATACCTTGCTCCTTAAGCTTATCTTTTACGAATCGAATTTGTTTTTTTATTGTGCTAATGGACTTATGGAGCTGCTCAGCAATCTGGGTCTTATTAAGACCTCTTGATCTTAGATCATACACTAGCCGTTCCGATGGAGTAAGAACTTTACTCAGCCTAATTTCTTTCAAATATTCCTTCCTTAAAACCTCAGAGCCGTCAGGATGAATATATATTTGGTTCATATGTGCATCCCGAATGGCACGTAATATGTCAACGAGACTACTTTTATTTATAAAATTTACGGCTCCACTTTCAAAAGACTGGGCTATGACTTCTTGCTCTTTTATCGCAGTTAACGCAATGACCTTATGGCCCGCTTGACTTAGAGCTCTAATTGCCATTAGACCGTCTAGATTCGCCCTGGATAAATTCAAATCCATCAATATAACATCGAATTCAAGAGACCTTGTTGCTTCAACAGCATCGGGCCCATTATCAATAATCCGTACGACCTCAATATCATTTTCTTTATTAATATATTTTGAAATATTATTTTGCCAGAAAGGTTCATCCTCAACTAAAATTACTCTGATCTTATTCTCCATAATACAACATCCCTTTCGAGAGTTTTATGCAGAAGTCACAATTCTCTTTTTGGGGAAGCGAAGGACAACGGAAGTTCCTATACCTTCATCACTGGTAATTGTAATTGTCCCTTGATGGGTTTTCATAACGTTGT from Paenibacillus sophorae encodes:
- a CDS encoding winged helix-turn-helix transcriptional regulator → MATEIKDRINLMEINCEKELTLAVIGGKWKLIILWHLGLDGTKRFSELKKLIPHITQKMLTNQLRELEEDQLVLRKVYAEVPPRVEYSLTEYGQSLMPVLRMMYDWGKNYGENVIWKDGRPDEEEA
- a CDS encoding LLM class flavin-dependent oxidoreductase, whose translation is MKQLQDIPVSVLDLAPITEEGTAADALRNALDLAQHAERWGFRRYWLAEHHNMPGIASSATSIVIGHVAAGTKHIRVGSGGIMLPNHAPLMIAEQFGTLESLFPGRIDLGLGRAPGSDQPASRAIRRGLGSDGSDFPEQLAELRAYFDPGAADSRPPSVRAIPGEGLNIPIWLLGSSGFSARLAGQLGLPFAFASHFAPDYLLPALHLYRTSFRPSGVLDKPYAMVGLSAVAADTASEAQRLATSSQQQALSLIRGRPGKLKPPVGSMEELWSPQEQAIVLGRQQYAVVGDKAAVRERMQQILEETQADEWIVTSQIYDHAARLRSYEILTEALSAKSPE
- a CDS encoding aspartyl-phosphate phosphatase Spo0E family protein yields the protein MKELEQMIEQKRVVLHLFAKMYGTKDQRTINKSAELDKLLNTYLRRKVKQQNGPTA
- the pepT gene encoding peptidase T — its product is MKQEVMERFISYARMDTQSDETSETCPSTPGQSVLAQKLAEELAEIGLEEITVDEHSYVFASLPPNSGKDVPVIGFLAHLDTATEITGAGVQPQIVESYDGGDIVLNQALNVVLSPKSFPELAEYAGQTLITTDGTTLLGADDKAGIAEIMTAMHYLKQHPEIKHGKIRVAFTPDEEIGRGAHKFDVAAFGAKFAYTMDGGPLGELEYESFNAAAARITFHGVNVHPGTAKGKMINSAKIAMAFHERLPAGESPEFTEGMEGFYHLNSFQGTVEISRLSYIIRDFDRERFEERKAFIQTLADEFRQTYGEGSIVLELKDQYYNMRDKIEPVRHIVDIAHTAMTNLGITPIVRPIRGGTDGSQLSYMGLPTPNIFAGGENFHGKFEYISADNMVKAAEVIIEIAKLFEQQA
- a CDS encoding YciI family protein, with protein sequence MNKYLLITERTECFNPEDIAGHYEYLDRLKKEGRLEMYGPFGDTTGGAYLILASSLAEAEEIGNADPLIRRGSSTVTVKEWRLR
- a CDS encoding response regulator transcription factor, coding for MENKIRVILVEDEPFWQNNISKYINKENDIEVVRIIDNGPDAVEATRSLEFDVILMDLNLSRANLDGLMAIRALSQAGHKVIALTAIKEQEVIAQSFESGAVNFINKSSLVDILRAIRDAHMNQIYIHPDGSEVLRKEYLKEIRLSKVLTPSERLVYDLRSRGLNKTQIAEQLHKSISTIKKQIRFVKDKLKEQGISF